One segment of Primulina tabacum isolate GXHZ01 chromosome 6, ASM2559414v2, whole genome shotgun sequence DNA contains the following:
- the LOC142549286 gene encoding centromere protein C-like isoform X2 — translation MAGGPPISGLVDPLSELNGPLLFPRAIRASLGDSVPIDFEDLDSINEFMKSRGLRSPEKLMIEAKSIVDGRTANLGSNIVSFTKNVNLNDGVFKKGKDIPRERRQGLGLARKRAPFTLKTSLSQPVSLEPSLDIDKLQDPDEFFDAYERLEKAKKEIQKQLGNSMDNVNEFKPSTKPRLRRRGILGKSYHYRHRYPSVSFENDMLMSSKEVVEQHVSSVPRDEPAEKLITLDSKLNIDSEEIESVASMRKKEIEENSLLDDLLSCDLEDLDGGGALNLLQERLNIKPLDLESLSIPELPDFQRTDKFSSRESVQKPHKTSFVIDNVLKNINGKQSIDHEHTAADLVNQVASPTPPRSPFASLSFLKRILQSNPLRDAFSPLNLDLSARRTAHPVESINILGEQVNATTVSRISSEMESNVGVEVTEPPDSNMDPRKVLGCSDNLPHQFIDENSIMESEKAGSGPVEVPEYNVEETINVEQLDDTQSNPSVLEDEGTDASAKKHYFDIEQQPKVRQMKFLKRKSETDDELIRKKVRKTLAESGTPLETELQSKKRTKMRPLEYGKGEKNLSGHLNDDQSNLSACEDDATRAPSRDRQFEAEEQLKVHQTKLRRRKRETDDERPRKLHPLRKSLAESGTSFENGVRRSKRYKMRPLEYWKGERFLYGWMNGSKKLLGVKYISPGKNDRNLKVKPLILSNSSEYEDLLELAARY, via the exons ATGGCCGGCGGGCCTCCGATCTCCGGTTTGGTTGACCCGCTGAGTGAACTCAACGGACCGTTGCTTTTCCCCCGCGCGATTAGGGCATCACTCGGCGATTCAGTGCCTATCGACTTCGAGGACTTAGATTCTATCAATGAGTTTATGAAATCTCGG GGCTTAAGAAGTCCTGAAAAGCTCATGATTGAGGCAAAGAGCATTGTGGACGGCAGAACAGCAAATTTGGGCTCCAATATAGTGAGCTTTACTAAAAACGTAAACCTAAATGATGGTGTTTTTAAAAAGGGTAAGGACATACCTCGAGAGAGAAGGCAAGGTCTTGGCCTTGCTCGAAAACGAGCACCATTTACTTTGAAGACAAGTCTCAG TCAGCCTGTGAGCCTGGAACCATCTTTGGACATTGATAAGCTCCAAGACCCAGATGAATTTTTTGATGCATACGAGAGGCTTGaaa aGGCGAAAAAAGAAATACAAAAACAGTTGGGTAACAGTATGGACAATGTAAATGAGTTCAAACCCTcaacgaagccacgccttcgtCGACGAGGAATCTTGGG GAAGTCTTATCACTACAGGCATCGCTACCCATCAGTGTcttttgaaaatgatatgttaATGTCCTCCAAAGAAGTAGTTGAGCAGCATGTGTCAAGTGTACCTAGAGACGAACCAGCAGAAAAGTTAATCACCCTCGATTCTAAACTAAATATCGATTCAGAGGAAATTGAATCAGTTG CATCAATGAGGAAGAAAGAGATTGAAGAGAACAGTTTGTTGGATGATTTGTTGTCATGTGATCTTGAAGATTTAGATGGAGGTGGGGCCTTGAATCTCTTGCAGGAGCGATTGAATATCAAACCTCTGGATCTAGAGAGCCTTTCGATACCTGAACTTCCTGATTTTCAAAGGACCGATAAATTTTCTTCCAGAGAGAGTGTGCAGAAGCCTCACAAGACTTCATTTGTCATAGACAACGTGCTGAAAAATATCAATGGGAAACAATCAATAGATCATGAACACACAGCAGCAGACCTAGTCAATCAAGTAGCTTCACCTACACCTCCGAGAAGTCCATTTGCATCTCTGTCTTTTCTGAAGAGAATATTACAATCTAATCCCCTGAGAGATGCATTTTCTCCTCTAAATCTGGATCTTTCTGCACGCCGAACAGCTCATCCCGTTGAGTCTATCAACATTCTAGGTGAGCAGGTCAATGCTACGACTGTTTCAAGGATTTCCAGTGAGATGGAGTCAAATGTAGGAGTTGAAGTTACAGAACCCCCAGATTCTAATATGGATCCACGGAAAGTGCTAGGATGCTCCGATAATCTTCCACACCAGTTCATAGACGAGAATTCAATCATGGAAAGTGAAAAAGCTGGAAGTGGACCGGTTGAAGTACCAGAGTACAACGTTGAGGAAACCATTAATGTAGAGCAATTGGATGATA CCCAATCAAATCCTTCTGTACTGGAAGATGAAGGTACAGATGCTTCAGCCAAGAAACACTACTTTGATATAGAACAACAGCCCAAG GTACGTCAAATGAAATTTCTAAAGAGAAAAAGTGAAACAGATGATGAACTTATTCGAAAGAAAGTGAGAAAAACTCTGGCAG AGTCTGGTACACCACTTGAAACTGAATTACAGAGTAAAAAAAGAACTAAGATGAGACCATTGGAGTACGGGAAAGGTGAAAAAAACCTATCTGGACATTTGAATGATG ATCAATCAAATCTTTCTgcatgtgaagatgatgcaaCTCGTGCTCCATCTAGGGACCGACAATTCGAGGCTGAAGAACAGCTTAAG GTACACCAAACCAAGTTACGGAGGCGAAAAAGAGAAACTGATGATGAACGTCCTAGAAAATTACATCCACTGAGAAAAAGTCTTGCAG AGTCCGGTACATCATTTGAAAATGGAGTTCGAAGAAGCAAAAGATATAAGATGAGACCTCTGGAGTACTGGAAAGGAGAAAGATTTTTATATGGATGGATGAATGGGA GCAAGAAGTTATTAGGAGTGAAATATATTTCTCCAGGAAAAAACGACAGAAACTTGAAGGTGAAGCCACTTATCTTGTCTAATTCTTCAGAGTATGAGGATcttcttgagttagctgcccgATATTGA
- the LOC142549286 gene encoding centromere protein C-like isoform X1, with protein MAGGPPISGLVDPLSELNGPLLFPRAIRASLGDSVPIDFEDLDSINEFMKSRGLRSPEKLMIEAKSIVDGRTANLGSNIVSFTKNVNLNDGVFKKGKDIPRERRQGLGLARKRAPFTLKTSLSQPVSLEPSLDIDKLQDPDEFFDAYERLEKAKKEIQKQLGNSMDNVNEFKPSTKPRLRRRGILGKSYHYRHRYPSVSFENDMLMSSKEVVEQHVSSVPRDEPAEKLITLDSKLNIDSEEIESVASMRKKEIEENSLLDDLLSCDLEDLDGGGALNLLQERLNIKPLDLESLSIPELPDFQRTDKFSSRESVQKPHKTSFVIDNVLKNINGKQSIDHEHTAADLVNQVASPTPPRSPFASLSFLKRILQSNPLRDAFSPLNLDLSARRTAHPVESINILGEQVNATTVSRISSEMESNVGVEVTEPPDSNMDPRKVLGCSDNLPHQFIDENSIMESEKAGSGPVEVPEYNVEETINVEQLDDTQSNPSVLEDEGTDASAKKHYFDIEQQPKVIHLVRQMKFLKRKSETDDELIRKKVRKTLAESGTPLETELQSKKRTKMRPLEYGKGEKNLSGHLNDDQSNLSACEDDATRAPSRDRQFEAEEQLKVHQTKLRRRKRETDDERPRKLHPLRKSLAESGTSFENGVRRSKRYKMRPLEYWKGERFLYGWMNGSKKLLGVKYISPGKNDRNLKVKPLILSNSSEYEDLLELAARY; from the exons ATGGCCGGCGGGCCTCCGATCTCCGGTTTGGTTGACCCGCTGAGTGAACTCAACGGACCGTTGCTTTTCCCCCGCGCGATTAGGGCATCACTCGGCGATTCAGTGCCTATCGACTTCGAGGACTTAGATTCTATCAATGAGTTTATGAAATCTCGG GGCTTAAGAAGTCCTGAAAAGCTCATGATTGAGGCAAAGAGCATTGTGGACGGCAGAACAGCAAATTTGGGCTCCAATATAGTGAGCTTTACTAAAAACGTAAACCTAAATGATGGTGTTTTTAAAAAGGGTAAGGACATACCTCGAGAGAGAAGGCAAGGTCTTGGCCTTGCTCGAAAACGAGCACCATTTACTTTGAAGACAAGTCTCAG TCAGCCTGTGAGCCTGGAACCATCTTTGGACATTGATAAGCTCCAAGACCCAGATGAATTTTTTGATGCATACGAGAGGCTTGaaa aGGCGAAAAAAGAAATACAAAAACAGTTGGGTAACAGTATGGACAATGTAAATGAGTTCAAACCCTcaacgaagccacgccttcgtCGACGAGGAATCTTGGG GAAGTCTTATCACTACAGGCATCGCTACCCATCAGTGTcttttgaaaatgatatgttaATGTCCTCCAAAGAAGTAGTTGAGCAGCATGTGTCAAGTGTACCTAGAGACGAACCAGCAGAAAAGTTAATCACCCTCGATTCTAAACTAAATATCGATTCAGAGGAAATTGAATCAGTTG CATCAATGAGGAAGAAAGAGATTGAAGAGAACAGTTTGTTGGATGATTTGTTGTCATGTGATCTTGAAGATTTAGATGGAGGTGGGGCCTTGAATCTCTTGCAGGAGCGATTGAATATCAAACCTCTGGATCTAGAGAGCCTTTCGATACCTGAACTTCCTGATTTTCAAAGGACCGATAAATTTTCTTCCAGAGAGAGTGTGCAGAAGCCTCACAAGACTTCATTTGTCATAGACAACGTGCTGAAAAATATCAATGGGAAACAATCAATAGATCATGAACACACAGCAGCAGACCTAGTCAATCAAGTAGCTTCACCTACACCTCCGAGAAGTCCATTTGCATCTCTGTCTTTTCTGAAGAGAATATTACAATCTAATCCCCTGAGAGATGCATTTTCTCCTCTAAATCTGGATCTTTCTGCACGCCGAACAGCTCATCCCGTTGAGTCTATCAACATTCTAGGTGAGCAGGTCAATGCTACGACTGTTTCAAGGATTTCCAGTGAGATGGAGTCAAATGTAGGAGTTGAAGTTACAGAACCCCCAGATTCTAATATGGATCCACGGAAAGTGCTAGGATGCTCCGATAATCTTCCACACCAGTTCATAGACGAGAATTCAATCATGGAAAGTGAAAAAGCTGGAAGTGGACCGGTTGAAGTACCAGAGTACAACGTTGAGGAAACCATTAATGTAGAGCAATTGGATGATA CCCAATCAAATCCTTCTGTACTGGAAGATGAAGGTACAGATGCTTCAGCCAAGAAACACTACTTTGATATAGAACAACAGCCCAAGGTCATCCACTtg GTACGTCAAATGAAATTTCTAAAGAGAAAAAGTGAAACAGATGATGAACTTATTCGAAAGAAAGTGAGAAAAACTCTGGCAG AGTCTGGTACACCACTTGAAACTGAATTACAGAGTAAAAAAAGAACTAAGATGAGACCATTGGAGTACGGGAAAGGTGAAAAAAACCTATCTGGACATTTGAATGATG ATCAATCAAATCTTTCTgcatgtgaagatgatgcaaCTCGTGCTCCATCTAGGGACCGACAATTCGAGGCTGAAGAACAGCTTAAG GTACACCAAACCAAGTTACGGAGGCGAAAAAGAGAAACTGATGATGAACGTCCTAGAAAATTACATCCACTGAGAAAAAGTCTTGCAG AGTCCGGTACATCATTTGAAAATGGAGTTCGAAGAAGCAAAAGATATAAGATGAGACCTCTGGAGTACTGGAAAGGAGAAAGATTTTTATATGGATGGATGAATGGGA GCAAGAAGTTATTAGGAGTGAAATATATTTCTCCAGGAAAAAACGACAGAAACTTGAAGGTGAAGCCACTTATCTTGTCTAATTCTTCAGAGTATGAGGATcttcttgagttagctgcccgATATTGA